From the genome of Thermogutta terrifontis, one region includes:
- a CDS encoding uroporphyrinogen decarboxylase family protein, which translates to MRDDQWQQLQRLIAGESTEPAVGFIIDSPWLPGWCGMTIREYLCSEKKWLEANLRAVQTFPDVWFIPGFWAEFGMCTEPSAFGGRCRFPINEFPHIEPVLRSWSDVDALTLPDCGRDGLLPFVLERLHQTEPLIREAGHRIRFAVSRGPLNIASYLLGQTEFLLGLKTEPDRAHRLIALITTFIKNWLKCQKTHFPDIDGILILDDLIGFIGKKDFEEFVVPYFRDIFATLDVSVKMLHNDAHGLITAQYLQSMGVNVFNFSHEHGMKDVRNLAGPEIVLMGNIAPRDVLAAGTPEDCRREVQRIWESLADRRRVLWSAGGGMPPGVSSENIQAIVSEIRKLAAEAEEPNAPTSTVRAETN; encoded by the coding sequence ATGCGCGATGATCAATGGCAACAGTTACAACGCCTGATCGCCGGCGAGAGTACGGAGCCAGCGGTGGGGTTCATTATTGACTCGCCCTGGCTGCCAGGATGGTGCGGCATGACAATCCGCGAGTACCTGTGCAGTGAAAAGAAATGGTTGGAAGCGAACCTGCGGGCGGTCCAGACGTTCCCGGACGTCTGGTTCATCCCCGGGTTTTGGGCGGAATTTGGGATGTGCACGGAACCCTCCGCGTTCGGGGGCCGGTGCCGGTTCCCGATCAATGAGTTTCCCCATATCGAGCCGGTTTTGCGAAGCTGGAGCGACGTGGACGCATTGACCTTGCCGGACTGCGGACGCGATGGCCTGCTGCCATTCGTGCTGGAGCGCCTGCACCAGACGGAACCGCTGATCCGCGAGGCAGGACACCGTATCCGGTTTGCTGTCAGTCGCGGCCCCTTGAATATTGCGTCCTACCTGCTGGGGCAAACAGAATTTCTTTTGGGCCTTAAAACCGAGCCCGATCGGGCGCATCGGCTTATCGCGCTGATAACGACGTTCATCAAAAACTGGCTAAAGTGCCAAAAAACACATTTTCCTGATATCGATGGCATACTTATTTTGGACGATCTGATTGGTTTTATCGGCAAAAAAGATTTTGAAGAATTTGTTGTCCCCTATTTTCGGGATATATTCGCAACGTTGGATGTCAGCGTTAAGATGCTCCACAATGATGCCCACGGTCTGATCACGGCCCAGTATTTGCAGTCGATGGGTGTCAATGTTTTCAATTTTTCGCATGAACACGGTATGAAGGATGTAAGAAACTTGGCGGGCCCGGAGATTGTGCTGATGGGCAATATCGCTCCCCGTGACGTTCTGGCAGCGGGAACGCCGGAGGATTGTCGCCGAGAAGTTCAGCGGATCTGGGAATCGCTTGCGGATCGACGGCGCGTCCTCTGGTCGGCGGGAGGCGGTATGCCGCCCGGTGTCAGTTCAGAAAATATTCAGGCCATTGTATCAGAGATTAGAAAACTTGCGGCCGAGGCAGAAGAACCAAATGCTCCGACCAGCACCGTCCGCGCGGAGACCAATTGA
- a CDS encoding PQQ-binding-like beta-propeller repeat protein — protein sequence MVLALICTVRQADAQIIGLSLTPEYQLSNDIRVNEADGTVRTRLAEIEEAIRGQHWDEVVAGIREVVTKAGDDLVNVTARLKGVPPRYIPVREYCQLLLTHLPQEGLEKYRQLVDPNCRIWLEKGLQAEDEALLRRICESELASHYADIALWYLGEWSLQAGLPDQAQFFWRQLLPVDRRADELFTWRSVATCRYSAAAVRARLILATILAGRLSQASRELAEFSTVHSGERGRMAGREAEFTATLTSLLADAEHWPRRPGVGYWTTFAQNEERLPQIEKEFEIIGLAWRAKLPPLPRAVITQWSEVPSVRLTAEDQHPLAFFPVIARDAVFIAGLDRIYAFALESGQPLWGLKAPEIFSINSNDREQLIPVNTIGVRRTTITVDRNELFARLGSPVTVQPALLSEAIRQKNVLVAVDLEQEGKLLWSREPPDEGWSFESAPLAIGDNVYVVMRRTDVPSHIYLACLNRETGDRKWLQFICAADTPGRSMLYEMTHLLPTVAQDSVFLTTNAGAVAAVSRETGNIRWITCYPRVQRGDLSVWEPFRFREPNPAVYCNGELYVAPTDTTNVLGIDAFTGAILWSTGSDGERIEYLLGIVDDHLIAAGDRLYWIALRGNQAGRIVARWPIGAEYLGHGRGLIAGGSVYWPTRDAIYVVDGRTAEPKRVIPLSPWQVEGGNLVYAENYLLVASSREIVAFRTAPTAQYAVESNSSARRGQ from the coding sequence ATGGTTCTTGCGCTGATATGCACCGTCAGGCAGGCGGATGCACAAATTATCGGACTGTCGCTGACGCCGGAATATCAGCTTTCCAATGATATTCGGGTCAATGAGGCAGACGGAACCGTGCGGACACGGTTGGCTGAGATCGAAGAAGCGATCAGGGGGCAGCACTGGGACGAGGTGGTGGCGGGCATCAGGGAGGTTGTCACCAAAGCCGGGGATGATCTCGTTAATGTTACGGCCAGATTGAAGGGTGTCCCACCGCGCTATATTCCCGTTCGGGAGTATTGTCAGCTTCTATTGACTCATTTGCCTCAGGAGGGATTGGAAAAATATCGGCAATTGGTGGATCCCAATTGTCGAATATGGTTGGAAAAGGGGTTGCAAGCGGAAGACGAAGCGTTACTGCGCCGCATTTGTGAGAGTGAATTGGCAAGCCATTACGCCGACATAGCACTGTGGTACCTGGGGGAGTGGTCATTGCAGGCCGGTCTGCCCGATCAGGCCCAATTCTTTTGGCGACAGCTTTTGCCGGTTGATCGGCGGGCGGACGAACTGTTCACGTGGCGGTCGGTTGCGACATGTCGCTATTCGGCGGCGGCCGTCCGTGCCCGGTTGATTCTGGCCACCATTCTGGCAGGCAGACTTTCCCAGGCTAGTCGAGAACTCGCGGAATTTTCAACGGTTCATTCTGGTGAGCGCGGTCGAATGGCCGGGCGGGAGGCGGAGTTTACAGCGACTCTGACGAGCCTCCTGGCAGATGCTGAGCATTGGCCGCGGCGGCCGGGCGTTGGATATTGGACCACGTTCGCGCAAAACGAAGAGCGATTGCCTCAGATAGAAAAGGAGTTTGAGATTATCGGTCTGGCTTGGCGGGCAAAATTGCCCCCGTTGCCGCGAGCGGTCATCACCCAGTGGTCGGAGGTTCCTTCGGTCCGGCTGACGGCGGAAGATCAACACCCGCTGGCCTTTTTTCCCGTAATTGCCAGGGACGCTGTGTTTATCGCGGGATTAGATCGAATATATGCTTTCGCCCTGGAAAGCGGCCAGCCGTTGTGGGGGCTGAAAGCACCAGAGATATTCTCAATAAATTCTAACGATCGAGAACAACTTATTCCCGTCAATACCATTGGAGTAAGAAGAACGACAATCACCGTGGATCGAAATGAGCTATTCGCGCGGCTTGGCTCGCCGGTGACCGTTCAGCCCGCCCTCCTCTCGGAGGCGATACGACAAAAGAATGTGTTGGTGGCTGTTGACCTGGAGCAGGAGGGAAAACTGCTGTGGTCCCGGGAGCCGCCTGATGAGGGGTGGTCATTCGAAAGTGCACCGCTGGCCATCGGCGACAATGTCTATGTGGTCATGCGGCGGACAGACGTGCCCTCTCATATCTACCTCGCTTGCCTCAATCGGGAAACCGGTGATAGAAAATGGCTTCAATTTATTTGTGCGGCGGATACTCCGGGACGATCTATGCTTTATGAGATGACCCATCTATTGCCGACGGTCGCTCAGGACTCAGTTTTCCTGACAACGAATGCAGGCGCGGTTGCCGCGGTTTCGCGGGAGACCGGAAACATTCGTTGGATTACCTGCTATCCGCGCGTCCAGCGGGGAGACCTTTCCGTTTGGGAGCCTTTTCGCTTCCGCGAGCCGAATCCCGCTGTCTATTGTAACGGCGAACTTTATGTGGCGCCTACGGATACAACAAATGTATTGGGAATAGATGCATTTACTGGAGCAATCTTATGGAGTACAGGATCAGACGGGGAAAGGATCGAATATCTGCTGGGCATCGTCGATGACCATCTCATCGCCGCAGGGGATCGCCTGTATTGGATCGCGCTCCGCGGCAACCAGGCCGGAAGAATTGTGGCACGCTGGCCGATCGGAGCAGAATATCTCGGACACGGGCGAGGCCTGATCGCGGGAGGATCCGTCTATTGGCCGACGCGCGATGCCATTTATGTCGTCGATGGACGGACGGCTGAACCGAAGCGCGTTATTCCACTGAGCCCATGGCAGGTGGAAGGGGGAAATCTCGTTTACGCGGAGAATTATCTGCTGGTCGCTTCGTCACGGGAGATCGTCGCATTCCGGACTGCACCTACCGCGCAGTATGCGGTCGAGTCTAATTCATCAGCCAGAAGGGGTCAATAA
- a CDS encoding glycoside hydrolase family 5 protein encodes MGGCLWNIFAIMSIAVACAAACAQEPVTVLRWDFEEIVGEQNVQALPAEWIASSKEGIAVERTEQGGRCLHVWVDAATGPGSRNIRYRLPVDKLRGQRVRVNALVRAKGVSQPPKPWNGIKCMLRIESGGEIQWPQQNLPGGDFDWRPIQFVVAVPDDCQQVDLIVGLENVTGDAWFDNIAVEVIPKKKLSSNHKEVFKGHNLPRLRGAMIGPHVTNADLLEFGNVWKANHIRWQLIWNGFPHSPADSATLDEYRQWLDGALKRLEAALPVCREAGILVTVDLHTPPGGRNEASECRIFHDREFQKAFIDIWEDIARRFADSDVVWGYDLVNEPVEGMVPDGLMNWQRLAEETARRVRAIDQKHAIIIEPAPWGSPSSIALLDPIDVPGVVYSVHMYVPHAFTHQGVYDNPVGIVYPGTIDGKWYDRNTLRKVLEPVRRFQEENGVHIYIGEFSAIRWAPADSACQYLKDCIEIFEEYGWDWAYHAFREWDGWSVEHGPDRNDRNRTATPTDRALLLRSWYAENVKPQFSDKKKD; translated from the coding sequence ATGGGAGGGTGTTTGTGGAATATTTTCGCGATTATGAGTATTGCCGTTGCCTGTGCGGCAGCATGTGCTCAGGAACCTGTCACTGTTCTGCGCTGGGATTTTGAAGAGATTGTCGGTGAACAAAATGTCCAGGCGTTACCGGCTGAATGGATTGCGTCTTCAAAGGAGGGGATTGCGGTAGAACGAACTGAACAGGGCGGCAGGTGCCTGCACGTGTGGGTTGACGCGGCAACGGGGCCGGGAAGCCGCAATATTCGATATCGGTTGCCGGTTGACAAGCTCCGTGGCCAGCGTGTTCGGGTGAATGCACTTGTTCGCGCGAAAGGAGTTTCTCAACCGCCGAAGCCCTGGAACGGCATTAAGTGCATGTTGCGCATCGAATCGGGAGGGGAAATCCAGTGGCCGCAGCAGAATCTTCCGGGCGGAGATTTCGACTGGCGTCCCATACAATTTGTCGTCGCTGTGCCTGATGATTGCCAGCAGGTAGATCTCATCGTGGGCCTGGAGAATGTGACGGGCGACGCGTGGTTCGACAATATTGCCGTAGAGGTTATTCCAAAAAAGAAACTCAGTTCTAACCACAAGGAAGTATTTAAAGGGCACAATTTGCCTCGCTTGCGGGGCGCGATGATTGGTCCCCATGTGACCAACGCCGACCTGCTGGAATTCGGGAACGTTTGGAAGGCCAACCACATCCGCTGGCAGCTCATTTGGAATGGATTTCCGCATAGTCCAGCCGATAGTGCAACATTGGACGAATATCGCCAATGGCTCGATGGGGCGTTGAAGCGGCTTGAAGCCGCTTTGCCGGTTTGTCGCGAGGCCGGCATTCTTGTGACTGTGGACCTTCATACTCCTCCCGGCGGCAGAAATGAAGCGTCCGAGTGCCGTATATTCCACGACCGCGAGTTTCAAAAAGCATTCATCGATATCTGGGAAGATATCGCTCGGCGGTTCGCGGACAGCGACGTGGTCTGGGGGTATGATTTGGTCAACGAGCCGGTAGAAGGAATGGTCCCCGATGGATTGATGAATTGGCAGCGCCTCGCTGAGGAGACGGCACGCCGCGTCCGGGCAATTGACCAAAAGCACGCGATTATCATTGAGCCAGCCCCTTGGGGCAGTCCGTCGTCCATCGCGCTTCTTGACCCAATCGACGTACCGGGCGTGGTGTACAGCGTCCATATGTACGTGCCGCACGCATTCACACATCAGGGAGTCTATGATAATCCGGTCGGTATCGTCTATCCCGGGACTATCGACGGAAAATGGTACGATCGGAATACATTGCGCAAGGTGCTCGAACCTGTTCGGCGGTTCCAGGAAGAAAACGGGGTCCATATTTATATCGGTGAATTCAGTGCGATACGTTGGGCGCCGGCTGATAGCGCCTGCCAGTATCTTAAAGATTGTATTGAAATTTTCGAGGAATACGGCTGGGATTGGGCGTACCACGCTTTTCGGGAGTGGGATGGGTGGAGTGTCGAGCACGGTCCCGACCGCAATGACAGAAATCGAACAGCCACACCGACCGATCGCGCTTTACTCCTTCGATCGTGGTATGCCGAGAATGTCAAGCCGCAGTTTTCTGATAAGAAAAAGGACTGA
- a CDS encoding AAA family ATPase — protein MSEQKALEQLTDAYIKITNELSKVIVGQKDVIEQLIIGLFSRGHCLLVGVPGLAKTLMIRTLASCLSLKFSRIQFTPDLMPADITGTEVIQEDKATGRRELRFLPGPIFANIVLADEINRTPPKTQAALLEAMQEQQVTVGGQRHVLDPPFYVLATQNPIEQEGTYPLPEAQLDRFMLEILIDYPDENEELDIVLRTTSDTETRVEPVLDARQVLEIQRLVRRVAIPEHVARYAVRLARWTRPSFEEAPEFIRDYVTWGAGPRAAQCLVMAGKARAALHGRAAVSLEDVEAVAPPVLRHRLVLNFNAEADGIKSDDLIKRLLRSVPRPEDELVNRGILPKVS, from the coding sequence ATGAGTGAACAAAAAGCTCTTGAACAGCTTACGGACGCATATATTAAGATCACAAACGAGCTCTCCAAGGTGATTGTCGGGCAGAAAGACGTTATTGAACAGCTCATTATCGGTCTGTTTTCTCGAGGTCACTGCCTTTTAGTGGGGGTTCCGGGGCTGGCAAAAACGTTGATGATTCGGACGCTAGCTTCGTGTTTGTCACTGAAATTCAGCAGAATTCAGTTTACACCCGACTTAATGCCCGCCGATATTACGGGAACCGAGGTGATTCAGGAAGATAAAGCGACCGGGCGACGTGAATTGCGATTTCTGCCCGGTCCTATCTTCGCGAATATTGTGCTGGCCGATGAGATCAATCGCACGCCCCCGAAAACGCAGGCCGCCTTGCTGGAAGCCATGCAGGAACAGCAGGTCACCGTGGGTGGACAGCGGCACGTTCTGGATCCGCCGTTTTACGTGCTGGCCACTCAAAATCCAATTGAACAGGAAGGGACGTATCCCCTTCCAGAAGCGCAATTGGATCGTTTTATGTTAGAAATACTTATTGATTATCCTGACGAAAACGAAGAGTTGGATATTGTATTGAGAACGACGAGTGACACAGAGACGCGTGTGGAGCCAGTACTCGATGCCCGACAGGTTTTAGAAATTCAGCGATTGGTGCGGCGGGTGGCGATTCCAGAGCACGTTGCTCGATATGCCGTGCGGCTGGCACGGTGGACGAGGCCGTCATTTGAGGAGGCCCCCGAGTTCATCAGAGATTACGTGACGTGGGGGGCCGGTCCGCGGGCGGCGCAGTGCCTTGTGATGGCCGGAAAGGCGCGTGCGGCACTGCACGGACGGGCCGCGGTATCGCTGGAGGATGTGGAGGCGGTGGCCCCTCCGGTTCTGCGACATCGGTTGGTGCTTAACTTTAATGCTGAGGCGGACGGGATTAAGTCTGACGACTTAATCAAGCGTCTGCTGCGTTCTGTTCCACGCCCTGAAGATGAATTGGTGAATCGTGGCATACTCCCCAAAGTTTCTTGA
- a CDS encoding DUF58 domain-containing protein yields MAYSPKFLDPQVLSSISGLSLRARAVVEGTVTGMHRSPFHGFSVEFAEHREYSPGDDLRYLDWKVFGKTDRFYIKRFEQETNLSCMILVDASASMGFKSHEAPLSKWEYAQCTAAALAYVVLAQQDRVGLGVFAEEYRVFARPEAGGGQWQQLVQLLEKESPAGTTAIGTVLHEAAERLTRRGVIVIVGDFLVDLNQLERGLKYISYANHEAIVFHILDDQEISFDLQHPVLLRGLEISKSVAVDPRLLRHAYRRCLEQYLRNIQRICHGLKVDYVRATTREKLDHVLREYLAFRRKIKII; encoded by the coding sequence GTGGCATACTCCCCAAAGTTTCTTGACCCGCAGGTGCTGTCGAGTATAAGCGGATTGTCCCTGCGCGCCCGCGCGGTGGTGGAGGGAACGGTGACGGGCATGCATCGCAGTCCGTTTCATGGTTTTTCGGTGGAATTTGCAGAACATCGGGAATATAGCCCTGGGGACGACCTGCGTTATTTGGACTGGAAAGTATTTGGAAAGACAGACAGGTTTTACATCAAGCGCTTTGAACAGGAAACCAATTTATCCTGCATGATTTTAGTTGATGCGAGCGCAAGCATGGGTTTTAAGAGCCATGAGGCCCCGCTCAGCAAGTGGGAGTATGCCCAGTGCACTGCGGCAGCGCTAGCCTACGTCGTGCTTGCCCAGCAGGACCGCGTGGGTCTCGGGGTCTTTGCAGAGGAGTATCGAGTATTCGCACGGCCAGAGGCAGGTGGGGGACAATGGCAGCAGCTCGTTCAACTCTTGGAGAAAGAATCGCCGGCCGGTACGACGGCGATCGGAACAGTCCTTCATGAGGCGGCCGAACGCCTGACGCGACGGGGTGTCATTGTCATCGTGGGCGATTTTCTCGTGGATTTGAATCAGTTGGAACGGGGCTTGAAATATATCAGTTACGCGAATCACGAGGCTATTGTGTTCCATATCCTTGATGATCAGGAAATCTCCTTCGATCTGCAACATCCGGTGTTACTGCGCGGGTTGGAGATTTCTAAGAGTGTGGCGGTCGATCCGCGTCTCCTTCGTCACGCATACCGGCGGTGCCTGGAGCAATATTTGCGGAATATCCAAAGGATTTGCCATGGTCTAAAAGTGGACTATGTGAGGGCAACGACTCGGGAAAAACTTGATCATGTGCTACGAGAGTATCTGGCCTTCCGAAGGAAAATCAAGATCATTTAA
- a CDS encoding BatA domain-containing protein has translation MDKAELFVLSLSFLDPAILLGLPAVIIPIVIHLWNRRKHVEMNWAAMEFVLAALAIERRRILLREYLLLLLRMVAIALLIVAAARPIVESPAVAMGYRAATGWIFVVDDSLSMCQSSQGKSCFDRAKDVITSIVKNAGPADAFCLLKAAQPPTWEVELAISDRQSFLQIVDQLKCRHTRNDWLACLETVLVRTQRLREEYPQLTRCVVVIITDGQREPWDEAIGRQGSALSSTAEELVRQAELVVCRVAGDQGSNAAITRLEASPLVCSRNEETVIAGQVTIFGSIKEIPATVEWFIDGVKIGESRVEWNSPDNGMFIWSYRASRPGDHVIEAVIPDDQLAIDNRRGVVVSVRNQVRVLCIDGRYSPIPFQGASDYVRLALTPESSAQETGPIEVHVIPESRLLESDITRFDMVVLCDVAQITPGEIELLADFLRLGGGLVVFTGPRVQTAAYNRTGELEHTKEPFLPGRLEEIVNKPNITTGPIDARHAITRIFAGWEGSGLTRIPVRNYLRFQPTNSIPCQIVARYSSEDPFIIAWEYGMGRGVLITTSADTSWTSLPLWPIWVPLIQEIKAWTLSGGLSGRTLVCGQPLSLSMAMRSAREAPRIRLTDSQGKTWREPAELVDGTWQWKYTQTDWSGVYKAEIDSGSQESRGVALFSVNSPLEESDLRWEGWEEALKDGLRGAHTISAELVSQILESPSQAGGTSGNTLSRLLLLCLLALILVEIVIAHIGKQ, from the coding sequence ATGGATAAAGCGGAACTGTTCGTCCTCAGCCTTTCATTCCTGGATCCAGCAATTTTGCTGGGATTGCCCGCCGTCATTATTCCGATTGTCATCCATCTGTGGAATCGCCGAAAACATGTGGAGATGAACTGGGCGGCCATGGAATTCGTGCTGGCCGCTCTGGCTATCGAAAGACGGCGGATATTGTTGAGGGAGTATTTATTGCTTTTACTGCGGATGGTCGCCATTGCGCTGCTCATTGTGGCGGCTGCCCGGCCCATTGTGGAGTCTCCGGCTGTGGCCATGGGATATCGGGCGGCCACAGGCTGGATATTTGTCGTCGATGACTCGCTGTCTATGTGCCAGTCGAGTCAAGGGAAGTCGTGTTTCGACCGGGCCAAGGATGTGATCACCAGTATCGTTAAGAACGCCGGACCAGCGGATGCGTTCTGCTTGTTAAAGGCAGCCCAACCTCCGACATGGGAGGTGGAGCTGGCAATCAGTGACCGACAATCCTTCCTGCAAATTGTCGATCAACTAAAGTGCCGGCATACTCGCAATGATTGGCTGGCGTGTTTGGAAACGGTTCTCGTTCGAACGCAGCGTCTCCGCGAGGAATATCCGCAGCTTACGCGTTGCGTGGTTGTGATTATTACAGATGGTCAGCGAGAGCCCTGGGATGAGGCAATTGGGCGTCAGGGATCAGCGCTTTCCAGCACCGCCGAGGAACTGGTTCGGCAGGCGGAACTCGTTGTCTGTCGTGTTGCGGGGGATCAGGGAAGTAATGCGGCGATCACGCGGCTGGAGGCTTCACCGCTGGTATGCTCGCGGAATGAAGAGACGGTCATTGCAGGACAAGTCACTATTTTTGGGAGTATAAAGGAAATACCGGCAACAGTAGAATGGTTCATAGATGGTGTTAAAATTGGCGAATCACGGGTGGAATGGAACTCTCCCGATAATGGGATGTTTATTTGGTCCTACCGGGCGTCCAGACCCGGGGATCATGTGATTGAGGCAGTTATTCCTGACGATCAGCTTGCGATTGATAATCGTCGGGGCGTGGTTGTTTCGGTCCGCAATCAGGTGCGGGTGTTGTGTATTGATGGTCGATATTCCCCAATACCCTTCCAGGGAGCAAGTGATTATGTTCGGCTTGCACTGACCCCGGAATCATCGGCCCAAGAAACCGGGCCGATAGAAGTTCACGTAATTCCTGAATCGCGGCTTCTTGAGTCAGATATTACTCGTTTTGACATGGTCGTCCTGTGCGATGTAGCTCAGATAACACCGGGTGAGATCGAGCTCCTCGCGGATTTTCTCCGCCTCGGCGGTGGATTGGTGGTTTTTACCGGCCCGCGGGTTCAAACAGCCGCGTACAACCGGACGGGCGAATTAGAGCACACAAAAGAACCGTTCCTCCCGGGGCGATTGGAAGAAATAGTCAATAAGCCGAATATAACAACTGGTCCCATAGATGCTCGTCATGCCATCACGCGGATTTTCGCAGGATGGGAAGGGAGCGGACTGACACGGATTCCCGTGCGGAATTACTTGCGGTTTCAGCCGACCAATTCCATTCCATGCCAAATAGTAGCGCGATATTCCAGCGAGGATCCATTCATTATTGCGTGGGAATATGGCATGGGTCGGGGAGTTCTGATTACCACCTCAGCCGATACGAGCTGGACGTCGCTCCCACTCTGGCCGATCTGGGTACCTCTTATTCAAGAGATAAAAGCATGGACTTTATCGGGCGGACTTTCCGGAAGAACTTTGGTCTGCGGCCAACCGCTGAGCTTGTCCATGGCGATGCGGAGTGCACGCGAGGCGCCGCGCATCCGGCTCACTGACTCACAGGGAAAGACCTGGCGCGAGCCGGCTGAGCTTGTCGACGGGACCTGGCAATGGAAATACACACAGACCGACTGGTCGGGTGTCTATAAGGCCGAAATTGATAGTGGTAGCCAGGAGTCACGTGGGGTGGCTTTATTCTCTGTAAATAGCCCTTTGGAGGAGTCCGACCTCAGGTGGGAGGGTTGGGAGGAGGCGCTGAAGGACGGCCTTCGTGGGGCACATACGATCTCTGCGGAGCTTGTAAGTCAAATCCTCGAAAGCCCGAGTCAGGCCGGTGGTACGTCGGGTAACACGCTTTCCCGGTTGCTTTTGCTCTGCCTTCTTGCGCTTATACTGGTAGAAATAGTCATCGCTCATATAGGGAAACAGTAG